Proteins from one Coregonus clupeaformis isolate EN_2021a chromosome 29, ASM2061545v1, whole genome shotgun sequence genomic window:
- the LOC121544344 gene encoding BAG family molecular chaperone regulator 5-like isoform X3: MDHGSQQQQQHPAMIRLCEVQREVQSLGPQVCTFSGLKIEREYRRLERELTRLLLEVDQVDTEGRADLQGARKRAAQEVEGLLRYLEENATHPSRLAIEELSREAQRLVEQGVVEPQRAGGTAEISDELVDAVQELILRLTQVKTGGRVPLRKARYRALTRLCAVQDVIEGRTRQQTLPLSEDTHTAVQRINQVMVQVSGARSQLVALLMGLSGRDSCAHLSRVLTELLVELDALDVSGNAAVRNYRKQVVEEINGLLKHLDLEGEGDDTRRYDLGQNDSIRQIEAVRGRVGQLQGEVLRHCGVGDLFRPKPELQSLLTHLDQVDTARNPCIREARRRAVLEVQAVITFLDLREALICRQPSPNEPSQHRAVWMVLGSLSDLQAQVLCFNGKQADKSYMLLEELLTKQLLALDAVDPQGDEMTKVSRKQAVKFAQNILSYLDMKTDEWEY; encoded by the exons ATGGACCATggcagccagcagcagcagcagcacccagCCATGATACGGCTCTGTGAGGTCCAGCGGGAGGTCCAGTCTCTGGGCCCTCAGGTGTGCACCTTCAGCGGGCTAAAGATCGAGCGGGAGTACCGGCGGCTGGAGCGCGAGCTGACCCGGCTGCTCCTGGAGGTGGACCAGGTGGACACGGAGGGCAGGGCAGACCTACAGGGGGCACGCAAGCGAGCGGCCCAGGAGGTAGAGGGGCTGCTGCGCTACCTGGAGGAGAACGCCACCCACCCGTCCCGCCTGGCCATTGAGGAGCTGAGCAGGGAGGCCCAGAGGCTGGTGGAGCAGGGTGTGGTGGAGCCTCAGCGGGCCGGGGGCACAGCAGAGATCAGTGATGAGCTGGTGGACGCCGTGCAGGAGCTGATACTGAGGCTCACCCAGGTGAAAACAGGAGGGAGGGTGCCCCTCCGCAAGGCTCGCTACCGGGCCCTGACACGACTGTGTGCCGTGCAGGACGTGATCGAGGGGCGCACGCGCCAGCAGACTCTGCCCCTGTCAGAAGACACGCACACGGCCGTGCAGAGGATCAACCAGGTGATGGTGCAGGTGAGTGGGGCACGCAGCCAGCTGGTGGCCCTGCTGATGGGGCTGAGTGGGAGGGATAGCTGTGCCCACCTCTCCCGCGTGCTCACTGAGCTCCTGGTGGAGCTGGACGCCCTGGACGTGTCGGGGAACGCAGCGGTCAGAAACTACCGCAAACAGGTGGTGGAGGAGATCAACGGCCTGCTCAAACACCTGGacctggagggagagggagacgacaCACGCAG GTATGACTTGGGGCAGAATGATTCTATCCGTCAGATTGAAGCGGTGCGGGGTCGGGTGGGCCAGCTGCAGGGGGAGGTCCTGCGACACTGTGGGGTGGGCGACCTCTTCAGGCCCAAGCCTGAGCTCCAGAGTCTCCTCACACACCTGGACCAGGTAGACACGGCCCGTAACCCCTGTATCCGTGAAGCCCGGCGGCGTGCCGTGCTTGAGGTCCAGGCTGTCATCACCTTCCTGGACCTCCGTGAGGCCCTGATCTGCCGCCAGCCCAGCCCCAACGAGCCCTCACAACACAGGGCTGTGTGGATGGTCCTGGGCAGCCTGTCAGACCTCCAGGCCCAGGTACTCTGCTTCAATGGCAAGCAGGCCGACAAGAGCTACATGCTGCTGGAGGAGCTTCTGACCAAACAGCTGCTGGCTCTGGACGCAGTTGACCCACAGGGTGACGAGATGACTAAGGTGTCCCGCAAGCAAGCAGTCAAGTTTGCCCAGAACATCCTCAGCTATCTGGACATGAAGACAGATGAGTGGGAATACTGA
- the LOC121544344 gene encoding BAG family molecular chaperone regulator 5-like isoform X2, translated as MAVRWLCSLFGKPFDGGKRMDHGSQQQQQHPAMIRLCEVQREVQSLGPQVCTFSGLKIEREYRRLERELTRLLLEVDQVDTEGRADLQGARKRAAQEVEGLLRYLEENATHPSRLAIEELSREAQRLVEQGVVEPQRAGGTAEISDELVDAVQELILRLTQVKTGGRVPLRKARYRALTRLCAVQDVIEGRTRQQTLPLSEDTHTAVQRINQVMVQVSGARSQLVALLMGLSGRDSCAHLSRVLTELLVELDALDVSGNAAVRNYRKQVVEEINGLLKHLDLEGEGDDTRRYDLGQNDSIRQIEAVRGRVGQLQGEVLRHCGVGDLFRPKPELQSLLTHLDQVDTARNPCIREARRRAVLEVQAVITFLDLREALICRQPSPNEPSQHRAVWMVLGSLSDLQAQVLCFNGKQADKSYMLLEELLTKQLLALDAVDPQGDEMTKVSRKQAVKFAQNILSYLDMKTDEWEY; from the exons CCTGTTTGGTAAGCCCTTTGATGGTGGGAAGAGGATGGACCATggcagccagcagcagcagcagcacccagCCATGATACGGCTCTGTGAGGTCCAGCGGGAGGTCCAGTCTCTGGGCCCTCAGGTGTGCACCTTCAGCGGGCTAAAGATCGAGCGGGAGTACCGGCGGCTGGAGCGCGAGCTGACCCGGCTGCTCCTGGAGGTGGACCAGGTGGACACGGAGGGCAGGGCAGACCTACAGGGGGCACGCAAGCGAGCGGCCCAGGAGGTAGAGGGGCTGCTGCGCTACCTGGAGGAGAACGCCACCCACCCGTCCCGCCTGGCCATTGAGGAGCTGAGCAGGGAGGCCCAGAGGCTGGTGGAGCAGGGTGTGGTGGAGCCTCAGCGGGCCGGGGGCACAGCAGAGATCAGTGATGAGCTGGTGGACGCCGTGCAGGAGCTGATACTGAGGCTCACCCAGGTGAAAACAGGAGGGAGGGTGCCCCTCCGCAAGGCTCGCTACCGGGCCCTGACACGACTGTGTGCCGTGCAGGACGTGATCGAGGGGCGCACGCGCCAGCAGACTCTGCCCCTGTCAGAAGACACGCACACGGCCGTGCAGAGGATCAACCAGGTGATGGTGCAGGTGAGTGGGGCACGCAGCCAGCTGGTGGCCCTGCTGATGGGGCTGAGTGGGAGGGATAGCTGTGCCCACCTCTCCCGCGTGCTCACTGAGCTCCTGGTGGAGCTGGACGCCCTGGACGTGTCGGGGAACGCAGCGGTCAGAAACTACCGCAAACAGGTGGTGGAGGAGATCAACGGCCTGCTCAAACACCTGGacctggagggagagggagacgacaCACGCAG GTATGACTTGGGGCAGAATGATTCTATCCGTCAGATTGAAGCGGTGCGGGGTCGGGTGGGCCAGCTGCAGGGGGAGGTCCTGCGACACTGTGGGGTGGGCGACCTCTTCAGGCCCAAGCCTGAGCTCCAGAGTCTCCTCACACACCTGGACCAGGTAGACACGGCCCGTAACCCCTGTATCCGTGAAGCCCGGCGGCGTGCCGTGCTTGAGGTCCAGGCTGTCATCACCTTCCTGGACCTCCGTGAGGCCCTGATCTGCCGCCAGCCCAGCCCCAACGAGCCCTCACAACACAGGGCTGTGTGGATGGTCCTGGGCAGCCTGTCAGACCTCCAGGCCCAGGTACTCTGCTTCAATGGCAAGCAGGCCGACAAGAGCTACATGCTGCTGGAGGAGCTTCTGACCAAACAGCTGCTGGCTCTGGACGCAGTTGACCCACAGGGTGACGAGATGACTAAGGTGTCCCGCAAGCAAGCAGTCAAGTTTGCCCAGAACATCCTCAGCTATCTGGACATGAAGACAGATGAGTGGGAATACTGA
- the LOC121544344 gene encoding BAG family molecular chaperone regulator 5-like isoform X1 has translation MCANVFGALKSLFGKPFDGGKRMDHGSQQQQQHPAMIRLCEVQREVQSLGPQVCTFSGLKIEREYRRLERELTRLLLEVDQVDTEGRADLQGARKRAAQEVEGLLRYLEENATHPSRLAIEELSREAQRLVEQGVVEPQRAGGTAEISDELVDAVQELILRLTQVKTGGRVPLRKARYRALTRLCAVQDVIEGRTRQQTLPLSEDTHTAVQRINQVMVQVSGARSQLVALLMGLSGRDSCAHLSRVLTELLVELDALDVSGNAAVRNYRKQVVEEINGLLKHLDLEGEGDDTRRYDLGQNDSIRQIEAVRGRVGQLQGEVLRHCGVGDLFRPKPELQSLLTHLDQVDTARNPCIREARRRAVLEVQAVITFLDLREALICRQPSPNEPSQHRAVWMVLGSLSDLQAQVLCFNGKQADKSYMLLEELLTKQLLALDAVDPQGDEMTKVSRKQAVKFAQNILSYLDMKTDEWEY, from the exons CCTGTTTGGTAAGCCCTTTGATGGTGGGAAGAGGATGGACCATggcagccagcagcagcagcagcacccagCCATGATACGGCTCTGTGAGGTCCAGCGGGAGGTCCAGTCTCTGGGCCCTCAGGTGTGCACCTTCAGCGGGCTAAAGATCGAGCGGGAGTACCGGCGGCTGGAGCGCGAGCTGACCCGGCTGCTCCTGGAGGTGGACCAGGTGGACACGGAGGGCAGGGCAGACCTACAGGGGGCACGCAAGCGAGCGGCCCAGGAGGTAGAGGGGCTGCTGCGCTACCTGGAGGAGAACGCCACCCACCCGTCCCGCCTGGCCATTGAGGAGCTGAGCAGGGAGGCCCAGAGGCTGGTGGAGCAGGGTGTGGTGGAGCCTCAGCGGGCCGGGGGCACAGCAGAGATCAGTGATGAGCTGGTGGACGCCGTGCAGGAGCTGATACTGAGGCTCACCCAGGTGAAAACAGGAGGGAGGGTGCCCCTCCGCAAGGCTCGCTACCGGGCCCTGACACGACTGTGTGCCGTGCAGGACGTGATCGAGGGGCGCACGCGCCAGCAGACTCTGCCCCTGTCAGAAGACACGCACACGGCCGTGCAGAGGATCAACCAGGTGATGGTGCAGGTGAGTGGGGCACGCAGCCAGCTGGTGGCCCTGCTGATGGGGCTGAGTGGGAGGGATAGCTGTGCCCACCTCTCCCGCGTGCTCACTGAGCTCCTGGTGGAGCTGGACGCCCTGGACGTGTCGGGGAACGCAGCGGTCAGAAACTACCGCAAACAGGTGGTGGAGGAGATCAACGGCCTGCTCAAACACCTGGacctggagggagagggagacgacaCACGCAG GTATGACTTGGGGCAGAATGATTCTATCCGTCAGATTGAAGCGGTGCGGGGTCGGGTGGGCCAGCTGCAGGGGGAGGTCCTGCGACACTGTGGGGTGGGCGACCTCTTCAGGCCCAAGCCTGAGCTCCAGAGTCTCCTCACACACCTGGACCAGGTAGACACGGCCCGTAACCCCTGTATCCGTGAAGCCCGGCGGCGTGCCGTGCTTGAGGTCCAGGCTGTCATCACCTTCCTGGACCTCCGTGAGGCCCTGATCTGCCGCCAGCCCAGCCCCAACGAGCCCTCACAACACAGGGCTGTGTGGATGGTCCTGGGCAGCCTGTCAGACCTCCAGGCCCAGGTACTCTGCTTCAATGGCAAGCAGGCCGACAAGAGCTACATGCTGCTGGAGGAGCTTCTGACCAAACAGCTGCTGGCTCTGGACGCAGTTGACCCACAGGGTGACGAGATGACTAAGGTGTCCCGCAAGCAAGCAGTCAAGTTTGCCCAGAACATCCTCAGCTATCTGGACATGAAGACAGATGAGTGGGAATACTGA